In Callospermophilus lateralis isolate mCalLat2 chromosome 4, mCalLat2.hap1, whole genome shotgun sequence, one genomic interval encodes:
- the Kcnj4 gene encoding inward rectifier potassium channel 4, with translation MHGHSRNGQAHVPRRKRRNRFVKKNGQCNVYFANLSNKSQRYMADIFTTCVDTRWRYMLMIFSAAFLVSWLFFGLLFWCIAFFHGDLEASPVVPATGGPAGNGGAAPAAPKPCIMHVNGFLGAFLFSVETQTTIGYGFRCVTEECPLAVIAVVVQSIVGCVIDSFMIGTIMAKMARPKKRAQTLLFSHHAVISVRDGKLCLMWRVGNLRKSHIVEAHVRAQLIKPYMTQEGEYLPLDQRDLNVGYDIGLDRIFLVSPIIIVHEIDEDSPLYGMGKEELESEDFEIVVILEGMVEATAMTTQARSSYLASEILWGHRFEPVVFEEKSHYKVDYSRFHKTYEVAGTPCCSARELQESKITVLPAPPPPPSAFCYENELALMSQEEEEMEEEAAAAAAVAAGLGLEAGSKDEAGIIRMLEFGSHLDLERMQSTLPLDNISYRRESAI, from the coding sequence ATGCACGGGCACAGCCGTAACGGGCAGGCCCACGTGCCCCGGCGGAAGCGCCGCAACCGCTTCGTCAAGAAGAACGGCCAATGCAACGTCTACTTCGCCAACCTGAGCAACAAGTCGCAGCGCTACATGGCGGACATCTTCACCACCTGCGTGGACACGCGCTGGCGCTACATGCTCATGATCTTCTCCGCGGCCTTCCTTGTCTCCTGGCTCTTTTTTGGCCTCCTCTTCTGGTGCATCGCCTTCTTCCACGGTGACCTGGAGGCCAGCCCCGTGGTGCCTGCGACCGGGGGCCCGGCGGGCAACGGCGGGGCGGCGCCCGCGGCCCCCAAGCCCTGCATCATGCACGTCAACGGCTTCCTGGGCGCCTTCCTGTTCTCGGTGGAGACCCAGACGACCATCGGCTACGGGTTCCGCTGCGTCACCGAGGAGTGCCCCCTGGCGGTCATCGCCGTGGTCGTCCAGTCCATCGTGGGCTGCGTCATCGACTCCTTCATGATCGGCACCATCATGGCCAAGATGGCGAGGCCCAAGAAGCGCGCGCAGACACTGCTGTTCAGCCACCACGCGGTCATCTCGGTGCGCGACGGCAAGCTCTGCCTGATGTGGCGCGTGGGCAACCTGCGCAAGAGCCACATCGTGGAGGCCCACGTGCGGGCGCAGCTCATCAAGCCCTACATGACCCAGGAGGGCGAGTACCTGCCGCTGGACCAGCGGGACCTCAACGTGGGCTACGACATCGGTCTGGACCGCATCTTCCTGGTGTCGCCAATCATCATCGTCCACGAGATCGACGAGGACAGTCCACTCTACGGCATGGGCAAGGAGGAGCTGGAGTCCGAGGACTTCGAGATCGTGGTCATCCTCGAGGGCATGGTGGAGGCCACGGCCATGACCACCCAGGCCCGCAGCTCCTACCTGGCCAGTGAGATCCTGTGGGGCCACCGCTTCGAGCCCGTGGTCTTCGAGGAGAAGAGCCACTACAAGGTGGACTACTCGCGCTTCCACAAGACCTACGAGGTGGCCGGCACGCCGTGCTGCTCCGCCAGGGAGCTGCAGGAGAGCAAGATCACCGTGCTGCCGGCGCCGCCGCCCCCGCCCAGTGCCTTCTGCTACGAGAACGAGCTGGCCCTCATGagccaggaggaagaggagatggaggaggaggctgCGGCGGCCGCCGCTGTGGCTGCAGGCCTGGGCCTGGAGGCGGGCTCCAAGGACGAGGCAGGCATCATCCGGATGCTGGAGTTTGGTAGCCACCTGGACCTGGAGCGCATGCAATCCACCCTCCCGCTGGACAATATCTCCTACCGCAGAGAGTCTGCCATCTGA